One genomic window of Cottoperca gobio chromosome 10, fCotGob3.1, whole genome shotgun sequence includes the following:
- the LOC115014227 gene encoding cysteine-rich and transmembrane domain-containing protein 1 yields MNFEQPPPYPGNGPTAPGYPAQGPPPQGYPPQGYPPQGYPVNMEQPNPAYPNYPAGPMGPGGPYPDPGQPPYGYPGQPQPQFGWHGGPPPGPMYGEAPKNTVYVVEDRRRDDSGDTCLTACWTALCCCCLWDMLT; encoded by the exons ATGAATTTTGAGCAGCCCCCTCCATACCCAGGCAATGGCCCCACTGCTCCAGGCTACCCAGCCCAGGGCCCCCCTCCACAAGGCTACCCACCTCAGGGTTATCCTCCACAGGGATACCCTGTGAACATGGAGCAGCCTAATCCAGCCTACCCTAACTACCCTGCGGGACCAATGGGCCCTGGAGGTCCTTATCCTGACCCAGGACAGCCTCCTTATGGGTACCCTGGACAACCACAACCACAGTTTGGCTGGCATGGGGGACCCCCTCCTGGGCCTATGTATGGGGAAGCTCCCAAAAACACAG TGTACGTGGTggaggacaggagaagagaCGACTCAGGAGACACGTGCCTGACAGCCTGCTGGACAgctctgtgttgctgctgtctCTGGGACATGCTGACATAA
- the eif4ebp3l gene encoding eukaryotic translation initiation factor 4E-binding protein 3-like: MSTGPNEVKSCPIPTRVLTLKDWSQLPDCYSQTPGGTLFSTTPGGTRIIYDRKFLLDCRNSPIARTPPCCLPQIPGVTVPATHPIGKLQDLKEEEEEKDIADDNQFEMDI, encoded by the exons ATGTCGACCGGCCCAAATGAAGTTAAAAGCTGCCCCATCCCCACCAGGGTGCTCACCCTGAAGGACTGGTCCCAGCTACCCGACTGTTACAGCCAGACACCCGGGGGGACCCTCTTCTCCACCACGCCTGGAG GCACCCGTATTATCTATGACAGGAAGTTTTTGTTGGATTGTCGAAACTCTCCTATTGCCCGGACCCCCCCATGCTGTCTGCCCCAGATCCCTGGGGTAACAGTACCTGCTACACACCCCATTGGGAAACTGCAGGATctcaaagaggaggaggaagagaaggataTTGCCG ATGACAACCAGTTTGAGATGGACATCTGA
- the acsl4a gene encoding long-chain-fatty-acid--CoA ligase 4 — protein sequence MGLQSDSALQTILLFPIHLLVWLYSTLSFLPWYYITGAGERKARSNRVKARSTSGRAEGPYRSVDQFDSLAREDLPGKDTLDKLFDHAVQRFGEAHCLGTRDILNKENEIQPSGKVFKKLILGDYRWLSYNEVDSVVSQFGSGLAALGQQPKSSIAIFCETRAEWMITAQACFRRNFPLVTFYATLGEEAIAFGLNETGVTHLVTSVELLETKLKNVLSQIPKLKHVIYVDQSKVSPEGFPAGLSTHSMQAIRELGALPENMGREIVKPQPSDLAVVMYTSGSTGRPKGVMIIHSNLIAGMTGQCERIPGLGPNDTYIAYLPLAHVLEMTAEISCVTYGCRIGYSSPQTLSDQSTKIKKGSKGDSSVLRPTLMAAVPEIMDRINKNVMSKVQEMSFIQKTLFTLGYKYKLEQIKRGHDAPLCNALLFRKVKKLLGGRVRMMLSGGAPLSSATQRFMNICFCCPVGQGYGLTETCGAGTITEVVDISTGRVGAPVICCEIRLRDWAEGGYTSKDKPNPRGEILIGGPNVTMGYYRNESNDQDFFADEKGQRWFCTGDIGEVYPDGCLQIVDRKKDLVKLQAGEYVSLGKVESALKTCSIIDNICAYANSEQNYVISFVVPDQKRMTALAKQRGIVGPWEEICTHPDMEREVLREIKEVAANIKLQRFEIPVKVHLSPEPWTPETGLVTDAFKLKRKELKNHYLHHIERMYGGK from the exons ATGGGTCTCCAGTCAGACTCTGCCCTCCAAACTATTCTCCTTTTCCCAATCCACCTTCTGGTATGGCTGTACTCCACCCTGTCCTTCCTTCCCTGGTACTACATCACTGGTGCCGGGGAAAGAAAAGCTCGTTCCAACCGGGTAAAGGCCCGTTCCACTTCAGGCCGTGCGGAGGGACCGTACCGCTCTGTGGATCAATTCGATTCCTTGGCCAGGGAGGACTTACCGGGAAAAGACACACTAGACAAGCTGTTTGATCATGCCGTGCAGCGCTTTGGAGAAGCACATTGTCTCGGCACCAGAGACATACTGAATAAAGAGAATGAGATTCAACCCAGCggtaaagtttttaaaaag CTGATCCTTGGGGACTATAGATGGCTCTCCTACAATGAAGTGGACTCTGTAGTCAGTCAGTTTGGCAGTGGACTGGCAGCTCTGGGGCAGCAGCCCAAAAGCAGCATTGCAATCTTTTGTGAAACAAGAGCAGAGTGGATGATCACGGCCCAGGCGTGCTTCAGGCGCAACTTCCCAT TGGTGACATTCTATGCCACACTGGGAGAGGAGGCAATCGCATTTGGACTGAACGAGACTGGAGTTACACATCTAGTCACCAGTGTGGAACTGCTCGAGACCAAACTGAAA AATGTGCTTTCTCAGATCCCAAAACTGAAGCATGTGATCTACGTGGACCAGAGCAAAGTGAGCCCAGAAGGCTTCCCAGCAGGACTGTCCACCCACAGCATGCAGGCCATACGAGAGCTGGGCGCGCTGCCTGAGAATA TGGGGAGGGAAATTGTGAAGCCCCAGCCCTCTGATCTGGCTGTGGTGATGTACACCAGTGGCTCCACAGGCAGACCCAAAGGAGTCATGATCATCCACAGTAACCTAATTGCAGGAATGACAGGCCAGTGTGAACGCATCCCTGGACTCGG GCCTAATGACACTTACATTGCCTATCTGCCCCTGGCTCATGTTCTGGAAATGACAGCTGAAATCTCCTGTGTCACATACGGCTGTCGGATCGGCTACTCGTCCCCCCAGACACTGTCCGACCAG TCCACTAAGATAAAGAAAGGAAGTAAAGGAGACAGCTCTGTGCTCCGGCCCACCCTGATGGCGGCTGTGCCA gaaattatGGATCGCATCAACAAGAATGTGATGAGCAAAGTGCAGGAAATGAGTTTCATCCAGAAGACGCTGTTTACACTGGGCTACAAATATAAACTAGAGCAGATCAAGAGGGGCCATGACGCACCACTCTGCAATGC ACTGTTGTTCCGGAAAGTGAAGAAACTTCTTGGAGGACGGGTGAGGATGATGCTGTCGGGAGGAGCCCCCCTGTCCTCGGCCACGCAGAGATTCATGAATATATGTTTCTGTTGTCCAGTGGGTCAGGGCTATGGCCTCACTGAAACCTGTGGAGCGGGCACCATCACTGAGG TTGTGGACATCAGCACCGGTCGCGTTGGAGCTCCTGTAATTTGCTGTGAGATCAGACTCCGGGACTGGGCTGAAG GTGGCTACACCAGCAAAGACAAGCCAAACCCAAGAGGCGAGATCCTGATTGGCGGCCCCAATGTAACCATGGGTTACTACAGGAATGAAAGCAACGATCAGGACTTTTTTGCGGATGAAAAAGGTCAGAGATGGTTCTGCACCGGCGACATAGGAGAGGTTTACCCAGATGGCTGTCTACAAATAGTGG ACCGCAAGAAGGACTTGGTTAAACTGCAGGCCGGGGAGTATGTGTCTCTTGGTAAAGTCGAGTCTGCTCTGAAAACCTGCTCCATCATAGACAACATCTGCGCTTATGCAAACAG TGAGCAGAACTACGTGATCAGCTTTGTGGTTCCTGACCAGAAGAGGATGACAGCACTGGCCAAACAGAGAGGCATAGTGGGGCCATGGGAGGAGATCTGCACTCACCCCGACATGGAAAGAGAGGTTCTGAGGGAGATCAAGGAGGTTGCTGCTAACA TTAAACTCCAGCGATTTGAGATTCCAGTGAAAGTACACCTGAGTCCAGAGCCGTGGACCCCCGAGACGGGTCTGGTCACAGATGCGTTcaagctgaagaggaaagagcTGAAGAACCACTATCTCCATCACATAGAGAGAATGTATGGTGGCAAATAA
- the nxt2 gene encoding NTF2-related export protein 2 — protein sequence MSNTPLDFRTHADQSCRYSEEFVNIYYDCMDKKRRNLTRLYLDKATLVWNGNAVSGHDALGEFFETLPSSEFQVQTLDCQPVHEQATQGQTTLLVVTGGTVKFEGNKQRFFNQNFLLTAQATPNNDQPVWKIASDCFRFQDWNS from the exons ATGTCAAACACACCGCTG GATTTCAGGACCCATGCCGACCAGTCATGCAGATATTCAGAAGAATTTGTCAACATATATTACGACTGCATGGATAAGAAAAGAAGG AACTTGACCCGGCTCTACCTGGACAAGGCGACCTTGGTGTGGAATGGGAATGCAGTGTCTGGACACGATGCTCTGGGCGAGTTTTTTGAGACGTTGCCTTCGAGCGAGTTCCAGGTTCAAACACTGGATTGTCAGCCAGTTCACG AGCAAGCAACCCAAGGCCAGACAACACTGCTCGTGGTGACTGGTGGGACAGTCAAATTTGAGGGGAACAAGCAACGTTTCTTCAACCAGAACTTTCTTTTGACAGCTCAGGCTACACCCAACAATGATCAGCCTGTTTGGAAGATTGCTAGTGACTGTTTCCGATTTCAAGACTGGAACAGCTGA
- the psmd10 gene encoding 26S proteasome non-ATPase regulatory subunit 10 — MEGTVSNVEVCNFAYTGQFEKFKEAILSDKTLACKTDQDRRTALHWACSAGHTNIVEFLLELGVEVNEEDDALWTPLHIAASAGREDIVKSLISKGAQLNSVNQNGCTPLHYASSKDIYEIALLLLENGADPNVSDKYESTPLHRASAKGNHRLIQLLLKHSASTNIQDSQGNTPLHLACDEERVEAAKVLVEHGASIYIENKEEKTPLQLAKGGLGSVLRKIVEG, encoded by the exons ATGGAGGGTACGGTATCAAATGTGGAGGTCTGTAATTTTGCTTACACGGGACAGTTTGAGAAATTCAAAGAGGCCATTCTTTCAGATAAAACGCTTGCCTGCAAAACGGACCAG GACCGCAGAACCGCCCTGCACTGGGCTTGTTCTGCTGGACACACCAACATTGTGGAGTTTCTGCTCGAGCTGGGAGTTGAAGTGAATGAAGAAGATGAT GCTTTGTGGACCCCTCTTCACATTGCAGCATCCGCAGGCAGAGAAGACATAGTGAAATCTCTAATATCCAAAGGAGCGCAGCTGAATTCAGTTAATCAAAATGGATGCACCCCTCTGCACTATGCCTCCTCTAAAGACATATATGAG ATTGCCCTGCTGTTGTTGGAAAACGGAGCAGACCCCAATGTCAGCGACAAGTATGAGTCCACTCCCCTTCACAGAGCGTCTGCCAAGGGCAACCACCGCCTCATCCAGCTGCTTCTCAAACACAGTGCCTCAACCAACATCCAGGACTCACAGGGCAACACACCACT cCACCTGGCGTGTGATGAGGAGCGCGTGGAAGCAGCCAAGGTGCTGGTGGAACATGGGGCCAGCATCTACATTGAGAACAAGGAGGAGAAGACCCCCCTCCAGTTAGCCAAGGGCGGTCTGGGCAGCGTACTTCGTAAGATAGTTGAGGGATGA